The window TGGAACTCGATGTGCTTCTCCTGGCCCACCATGCGCGTTCGCAGCCTGTGGTAGCCCCTGACTCGCGGGCTGTGGGCGCGCACGCAATGTTCGATCTCGAAGAGCATCTCCCTGGGGAGCGAGCGGTCCATGAGCGGCGAGATCGAGTCCTTTGCGATCCGTATCGCGGAGGCGGCGATGTAGAGCGAGATGAGGATGGAGATGATGGGATCGGCGTTCTTCACATGGCCCCATCGCTCGAGGCCGAGAGCGACCAGCACGCCGGTGTTGGTCCACACGTCGGAGCCGTAGTTCAAGGCGCTCGCGGCCAGCGCGGTCGAGTTCGTGCACTCGCCGGTCCTTCGGAGCATGCGGGCCAGCAGCGAGCTCGCAACGAGCGCGACCACGATCATGCCGAGGCCCAGCTCCTCGTCCTTAAGCACATATCCGTCGATGATCCGGTGCGAGGACTGCCAGATGAGGAACGTTGCCGAGACCGCGATGAGGGTCGCCTGGACGAGGCCGGCTATGGCCTCGGCCTTGCCGTGGCCGAACTGGTGCTTGTCATCTGCCGGCATATCCGAGGTGCGCACGGCGG is drawn from Pseudomonadota bacterium and contains these coding sequences:
- a CDS encoding cation transporter: MNAKSRAMLTALGASTALTLAKIAVGLITMSMAVLASALDSLMDIISMTIGFAAVRTSDMPADDKHQFGHGKAEAIAGLVQATLIAVSATFLIWQSSHRIIDGYVLKDEELGLGMIVVALVASSLLARMLRRTGECTNSTALAASALNYGSDVWTNTGVLVALGLERWGHVKNADPIISILISLYIAASAIRIAKDSISPLMDRSLPREMLFEIEHCVRAHSPRVRGYHRLRTRMVGQEKHIEFHLEVDRTLSFEEAHLLTEQIIADIMHAIPDSHVMVHT